A genomic segment from Synergistales bacterium encodes:
- a CDS encoding chemotaxis protein CheA, whose protein sequence is MDMDQYLGAFLDEAADQLQSLNDLLLNLENEPGSKDIIQEIFRVAHTLKGMSATMGFERMSSLTHAMEDMLDRVRNDELALGEDDISLLFQCLDLLTEMVEGIRGGGSDADYDSAPLKETIKKRLSQEDEEEESGGGADSEAVHEELTPQEREWLAEAHEQGMNVFRVTVTLEEECMLKAARAYMVVSKAGDFGVLIKTAPPVEELEQESFGRSFVLYIGTHEQEERVRRSIGKISEIAEVAVEEPEELASREAGGESAEPEAPGEPAGSEKQSEEASSSREAPQDAEAPTPANAKAQAKEKVKRTGQTVRVDIGRLDKLMNLVGELVIGRARIERLAIEAEYKAFEEPLSQLGRISSEIQELVTKLRMVPVSFVFDKFPRLVRDLSKNMGKKVSLTVEGKETELDRTVIDEIGDPLVHLIRNSVDHGIEMPEKRKEAGKPQEGSLYIAAYQEGNGVIIEVEDDGKGIDPEKVKQKAVEKNLVTSEEAQNMTDDEAIRMVFLPGFSTASEVTDLSGRGVGMDAVQSKVQSLGGQFQIESEVGKGSRVVIRLPLTLAIVLALLVEVGGETYAISLENVEETLLVETREVRHAHGTPVTNVRGEILPLRDLSTILNAESMRKEEDIFPVVVVRAGRGRVGLIVDDLIGQQEIVIKPLGKLLSKVRGVSGATILGDGNVALILDATSLYTRKAG, encoded by the coding sequence ATGGATATGGACCAGTATCTTGGTGCGTTTCTCGACGAAGCTGCCGATCAGCTGCAAAGCCTGAACGATCTGCTTCTGAATCTGGAAAACGAACCGGGAAGTAAGGATATCATCCAGGAGATATTCCGGGTTGCCCACACCCTCAAGGGGATGTCCGCCACGATGGGGTTCGAACGCATGTCTTCCTTGACCCACGCCATGGAGGATATGCTGGACCGTGTCCGGAATGACGAACTCGCACTGGGTGAGGACGATATCTCGCTTCTTTTCCAGTGCCTCGATCTCCTGACGGAAATGGTGGAGGGGATACGGGGCGGGGGCAGTGACGCCGACTACGACAGCGCTCCTCTCAAGGAGACCATCAAGAAGCGGCTTTCCCAGGAAGACGAGGAGGAGGAAAGCGGAGGCGGGGCGGATTCCGAAGCGGTTCACGAGGAGCTCACCCCCCAGGAGCGGGAGTGGCTTGCCGAGGCGCACGAACAGGGGATGAATGTCTTCAGGGTGACGGTGACCCTGGAAGAAGAGTGCATGCTCAAGGCGGCCCGCGCCTATATGGTGGTCTCCAAAGCCGGCGATTTCGGGGTGCTGATCAAAACGGCGCCGCCCGTGGAGGAGCTTGAGCAGGAGTCCTTCGGACGGAGTTTTGTGCTCTATATCGGTACCCACGAGCAGGAAGAACGGGTACGGCGGAGCATCGGCAAGATCAGCGAGATCGCCGAGGTTGCCGTTGAAGAGCCCGAGGAGCTTGCCTCCAGGGAGGCCGGCGGGGAATCTGCGGAGCCCGAGGCGCCCGGCGAGCCCGCGGGAAGCGAAAAGCAGAGCGAAGAGGCCTCCTCCAGTCGGGAGGCGCCCCAGGATGCCGAGGCGCCGACACCGGCCAACGCCAAGGCACAGGCCAAGGAGAAGGTCAAGCGCACCGGCCAGACCGTTCGGGTGGATATCGGCCGTCTCGACAAACTCATGAATCTGGTGGGAGAGCTGGTGATCGGCCGCGCCCGGATCGAGCGGCTGGCCATCGAGGCCGAATACAAAGCCTTCGAGGAGCCGCTCTCGCAGCTGGGTCGCATCTCCAGCGAGATCCAGGAGCTGGTGACCAAGCTGCGGATGGTGCCGGTTTCCTTTGTCTTTGACAAATTTCCCCGCCTGGTGCGCGACCTCTCCAAGAACATGGGCAAGAAGGTCTCGCTCACGGTGGAAGGAAAGGAAACAGAGCTGGACCGGACGGTGATCGACGAGATCGGCGATCCCCTGGTCCACCTGATCCGCAACTCCGTGGACCACGGTATCGAGATGCCGGAGAAGCGCAAGGAGGCGGGCAAGCCCCAGGAGGGGAGTCTGTACATCGCCGCGTACCAGGAAGGAAACGGCGTCATCATCGAGGTGGAAGACGACGGCAAGGGCATCGATCCCGAAAAGGTAAAACAGAAGGCCGTGGAGAAAAACCTTGTCACCTCGGAAGAGGCACAGAACATGACCGACGACGAGGCGATCCGAATGGTATTTCTCCCGGGGTTCAGTACCGCCAGCGAGGTGACCGATCTCTCCGGGCGCGGTGTGGGGATGGATGCGGTACAGAGCAAGGTGCAGTCGCTCGGCGGCCAGTTCCAGATCGAGTCCGAGGTGGGCAAGGGCTCCCGGGTGGTGATCCGTCTGCCCCTCACCCTCGCCATCGTGCTGGCTCTCCTCGTGGAAGTGGGGGGAGAGACCTACGCGATCTCCCTGGAGAATGTGGAGGAGACCCTCCTCGTGGAAACCAGGGAGGTGCGTCATGCCCACGGGACACCGGTGACCAATGTCCGGGGCGAGATCCTTCCTCTGCGTGACCTCTCCACCATTCTCAATGCGGAGAGCATGCGGAAGGAGGAGGACATCTTCCCTGTGGTGGTTGTCCGGGCGGGCCGGGGACGAGTGGGACTGATCGTGGACGATCTCATCGGCCAGCAGGAAATCGTGATCAAACCGCTGGGCAAGCTTCTTTCCAAGGTGCGGGGTGTCTCCGGCGCCACCATCCTGGGGGATGGAAATGTGGCGCTTATCCTGGACGCCACGTCCTTGTACACCAGAAAAGCCGGCTAG